One part of the Humulus lupulus chromosome 9, drHumLupu1.1, whole genome shotgun sequence genome encodes these proteins:
- the LOC133801080 gene encoding uncharacterized protein LOC133801080, translating into MSSNSLRKRIAFRRELRILRALNTAKSHAKRKSVVMDALSYIYLMKLKVEAIQKEYSNLVAIKENKKIMNQKEVKVEKTEEGFMNVRVRCEKGEDTLVSVLEAFENIGLQVLQARVSCTNGLFYMEATTISTNVVSDQNRAHLDARNVTRVISNAIEKK; encoded by the exons ATGAGTTCCAACAGCCTGCGGAAGAGAATAGCATTTCGGAGAGAGCTTCGTATTCTTCGTGCCCTTAATACCGCCAAATCTCAT GCCAAGAGAAAGTCCGTAGTCATGGATGCCTTGTCTTACATTTACTTGATGAAACTCAAAGTGGAAGCAATTCAAAAGGAGTACTCAAATCTTGTGGCCATCAAAGAGAATAAGAAAATCATGAACCAAAAG GAAGTGAAAGTGGAGAAAACAGAGGAAGGATTTATGAATGTGAGGGTGAGATGTGAGAAAGGAGAAGATACATTAGTCTCAGTTCTTGAAGCCTTTGAGAATATTGGTCTTCAGGTTTTGCAAGCAAGAGTTTCATGCACCAATGGCTTATTTTACATGGAAGCTACTACAATTTCTACAAATGTTGTTTCTGATCAAAACCGAGCCCACCTCGATGCAAGAAACGTTACTCGAGTTATTAGTAATGCCATTGAGAAGAAATGA